Genomic window (Acropora muricata isolate sample 2 chromosome 11, ASM3666990v1, whole genome shotgun sequence):
CGCCCCACTAACAGCTGCTAAAACCCGAACCGCATTCCTTTCTCTCTGTTGTTGCGGCTGATTGGAAACCCAATCAGGAAACAGTAAATTCCCAAATGAATTCAGCTCTCTCGAAATACAAAAAATCAACTTGGTCTGTTTCTCCAGACATTTCTGAAAGTGATTTTTGATTTCATGGCTGGccagactaaaaaaaaaaagattattaaAGTTGGTTTAAAATGATTTATATGTTCCACACCTTGTGTAAACCAGGAGAAGATAATGTATTTTCGGAAAACTTTCATCTAGCTGGCCCGAAATTATTTTGCAATCATTCGATGTTACGCGAACTATGGCAAGTTTTTCTTCTGCAAGCGGACGGGCTACAAACTTCTGAGCAATTTGAGCGGGCTACTTTCAAAGTAAAGCAAATGAAGCGAGAAACAGAGGACTTCATTCGTGCGAGGGAGCCTGCAAGAActaaatcaatgatatgatcgAAGATTGGGAGCAAAATAACTATGTCAGAAAGTCTCAGCTTGTCGAAGAGATCGGCAGAATGGAACCATAAGACAAGGCATCGAAATCACTACAGTTCGGTTTATCGGAATCCACCAGTTGTACTTGTTTCACGATCGTCTCGAATCCAAGCTTTTTTCCCTGGCTAAGGCTTACGGGTAACCCTGAAAGTCAACGATCGATAGATCCATATCGTCTCCTAGTGAACGCCTTTCAGCACACTAACGTTAAAGGCAAGTTTGCTTGGTCGAAGAATTTCCGCCGTGTTTAACCTCGACGCTTTCATCTCAGAGTCCGAGTCGGAGTGAATTGTCCATCCAGTAAAGGAGTAAACATGTGAAGAAAGCTCTTTGCTTTCGTGTCAACTAAGAGTTATAACACGAGATGTGATTGGGCGAACCGCGACAGTGGGAAATTGCCGCGGAACAGTTCCTGAAAATGGAACTACTCCTGTGATTGGCTTAGTGCATAGAAAGGAATGGGGTTCGGGTTCAGCGGCAGTTAGTGGGGTGAGCGTTGCTTGACGCCCCAAATAACGGCTGCGAACGAGACTAGAAACATAGAGAGTAGCCAAGCCAGGACCTAAACAATCCATCAACATCACTGAATGATCGATCTACAGGCTTTTCCACCAATGTCACTCATCTACTGTATAAACAATACActatacaaaacaaaaatctaCATGGTGGAAACAGGGAGTGAAGTTGCTGACCGCTTCTCGGCTAGCATTTTCGCGATGTTGAAAAAACGCAAAAGATGCAAACTTTTTCAACGTTGTTTCAATGATTCAACTTTCATTCAAGAAATACCTAGTATCATTCTATATGTAAATACTATGAAAACGTTTACAACGTTAATTCAGTGACAAAGAAGTGACAAAAGGCTTCCAGTTtcttgttttgctgtttttagaaACATAGCCAGCGAAGGAGGAAAAAATAGACAATGAGAATGGTTGTTGGGCAAAAGGCGGGGAATTACTGAGATCCTCTTACGAAAGAGAAATGTCTTCTtctaaccctttcccgtccaaggggttccccatatAAGTGCCCTCAGCGCTCATTCagtcggcagttaaggggttaattggcgttgttaaccctttcccttccaaggggttccccattgacgagtaaaatcgtctggcgttagacagagtaaaatctataagtgccctcagcgctcattcggcagttaaggggttaaaggtcAACTATCACTCGAGACTGAGACTTTTTTCAGATCGACTCGTAATTTTATTAGAGGACTATAGTTGCGGCAAAGGGAATTAAATTCTATTGCGAAAGGGAAATGTCTTCTTTAAGAATCAACTCTATATTCACTTGAGACTTCTTTTCTGATCGACTTCTAAGGTTGATAGAGCTCTATAGTTGCTTCAAATCTATAACCTGGAATTGCAAACGGAAAACAAGTTCCAGCTTGAGTAAATTTGATGGATTAAGTTCTAAAGTCCCTGGAATTGCAAACGAAAAACAAGTTCTAGCTTGAGAAAATTTGATGGATTAAgttctaaacaaaaaaaaatgctaatgcgTAATGAAtcagttttaattttccaaaGTTAGTAGTGGCCGAAGCTTGAAAAAATTGATTGTGTTTAAGAAAAATTGTCCATGAAAGGACGGCAAAAGCTTTATCATCGGCAATGTCAATTATAAGGGAAACAGAAGCAAACATTTGTATTGTTGACATTTCTGAAAACTTTGCACATTCTGCACGTACAGTTCATATCTTCACGGTAAACTTTCATCGATTAATTTTATCTTTGCATTACTTATCATATTTCTCTGGAAACATTCCGGAATAATTTATGTACATAACATGATGTACTATATTAAAAACGGGTgcgagtgtttgaccggggattccagacaccgagaaacgtcagaaacagatgaaagcatgAGGCCGTAGGTCGAGTTCTTTtaaaggcgctgttacactaggcaatttctcttgcaacttgtcttgcaattttgttgcgacacaagttgcgcGTTGTGACACAGGTTGCTTGAATCGTGTTACACTGGGCAACGTTTCTCTATTATTTTGGAAGCTGTCGTAAGTTCAGCCGCCATTATGTCATGGAATAAGAACTCTCGTgcacaaaaagagcaatttgattggccaatGCCGTTAAACTTTGCGACACAAGTTCCTTGCAACTTTGCGAGACGCGTTGCGGAAAGTAGAACTGACTTAATTCTACTTTTCGCAACGATTgcggcaacaaaaaaattgcgacAAATGTCTGTAGCAGGGTATGTTACACTACGCaatatttcgtgcaacttgtgtcgcaacaaaattgcgagagaagttgcaagagaaattgcctagtgtaacagcgcGTTTATTGTTTCGCGGTGTCTGGAAACCGCGGTCAAACAcgacgcacgagtttttgatatggcttctaaaactattcacaGTTCTTTAGTAATTAGGGGGTATTGTTTCAGTGCTTTAATTTCCCATGAGAGTACGTATTTTAAATATCATCAAAATGTgagaattttgttgttgttcgttgtaAATCTTGTGGTATTGAAGATGGCAGAGTCTTTTGCGGCGATCGCGAATAACGAAAACCTGCTTCTTTCTTCAAAAACTGGGGAAGAAGAATCAAAGTTGCTGTAAGGGAGCATTCTTAAgtcaactgcctacaaaaccaaatgggcgcttaaaatttttcaccaatggcaaataGCGAAGTTAAAGGTCCTGTACTTGCTGATGGCGCTTTCAAAGATTATGGAGATTTGTGCAAAGTTCAGTCGTTGAATACAGATTTGGCAAATTTGGATGCCGAATTGtgatacaaaaatttttatcaatgaaaaaaaaatgaactggcAGTGGAGCTGATTAATTATGATGATAAATTAAACtgaagcattgtttttgtgttccatttgttttgttttgatccataaatcttgatgtccaatgagaagacagatgaaaactACGCGTTGGTTTGATATGTGATCCAAAGTacgtgtggttttcatctgtgttttcattcGCTATCAAAACTCAAGCACGTGATGAATTTAGCCATTTTAATTGGGTTTCAAAGTATGAATTATGCATGAGTTTTAGAAGCACATGTAAACCTTTAAATTTTCGTGTCGAACAATTCAGTAGAATTGTCGTAAACGATGAAACTCAATTGATCAGCGAACTGCCGCTCATCCTTCAATTTATCCATAAGGGAAACGTTTTGTCTATGCTTCAATATTCTTTTGTACAGATTAATTTAGGTTCACTGTGAAAAATCATAATGCATTACTTGCAATCAAAAATACATGACAACCGTTTGTTGGACAAATTACGAAATTAATTGGAAGCACTAGgcactgaaattaaaaaaaaaaaaacatttgcactTTCTTCTCATACAAAAGTCTCGTTTTAATTGAAATGTTACTGAGTCGAATGGGCTGTAGAATGTAAAGCGAGAACCAGACAGTTCCAATATTAAACATGTGCGAAACCAAACTTATTTCTTCTCAAATCACATTGAGGACAAGAATTCAGTCTTGAACTTATCGGCGTGGTCATTAATTCTATGCTATTTTGTTCTCTTCATGGAATTTATTAGAACTTACCAAGTGCTGGAACTTTTGACTCTTCAGATTTCGTAGATGACAGGGAAATGTTGGGAAGTTTTGAAGAATAATGTCTTTCACTAAGGTGGTTCAAAATTCTAACCGGTTACAGAGATCTCGGTCTGTTAAACCGAAAACGCGACAACCGGGCCTGCATTTACGAACAGAAAATGAATATGCATTTAATGATTAATCGAGATTTCGTCGACTTTCGACTAACTAGCTCGCACAAGAGTGCTCATATAAAGATGCTATTGGTGTAGGTATCTTTAGATTGTGAAATTCTTTGCTATGAAGCATCATACCGGCCTCTTTGATCGAAAAATTAAAGTCGAACTGTGTTTTGATTGTTTATTGCAGGCAAATGAGTCCTTGAACCAAATCGCGTCCTCTGTTGAGTTACCAAACCAGCAATGTCTTTTCACAAGCCTTCCTGAACATGCACAACGCACCTTGAATGACGTCACCAGTTATGTTATCCTTCCACTCGACACTTTGCTGACTTTGTTGTCAGTCACGTGCAACACTGTTATTCTCGTTGCTGTTTTGCGTGTGCGATCCATTCAACGCCCTTCGTTGCTCCTCCTATGCAGCCTTTCAACCACCGATGTAATCTGGGGAGTATTTTCTGCTATTCACAACATAAAGTTTTTTATTCTCAAGAACATCTGCCCGAAGGAACTTTTTAAAGAAGAACTCTTCGTAGtcgttctttgtttcttttcaactCTTGGTAGTTTAGCAGTGATAAGCTGTGACCGTCTTTTGGCAGTGAACAACCCTTGGTGGTACCGAAGTCACGCAACCAGGTCACATGCTTTCAAGCAAATTACTTTGGTGTGGGTGATTGCCTTAACTTTCTCTGGAATTGGTGCTGGCCAACGGCAGAACGAATCCCCTTTACTGTGGTCTACATTTCTGTACCTTGGTAGCGTGTTTAATGGTTGTTATGCCTTGACCATTATTGGTTGTTATATTGGAGTACTAATTGCAAATTGCCGGTACAGGGCTTCTATGCATCTACACGGAGGTCCCATGCGTACCGTTTTGAGGCGCGAGAAAAAAATCGCTAACACAGTTGGTTTTATCCTTCTTGCTTTGTCTTTAACTGTTCTGCCAGCCATGATTTCTCCATTTGCCTTGTTGAACTTTGGATTCAGTCCAGCAGATTTGACCCCTTTGAGGccgtttcattttatttgtgtCACTCTTAATGGACTATTGAATCCACTCTTGAACTACGGCCGCAATGATGATGTCCGGAGAGCGGTGCGTAGTTTAATAAGATGCCAAAGGTGCTGTGGAGAAGGACGTCACATTGGTGATGTAGATCATGGACAGCGACGCAGAAATCTGTTTCCCTTGAGAGGGAACAACAGAGTGACTGTTGATTCACAACAAGTGACTCGTTAGAACGTCTAAGTAAAAAAACTGCAAGTCTCTTGTCGAGCTAAGAGTGAGACATGAAACTTGAAAGAGTTGATTCGATGTAACAGCTTTGCTCCCAGaagtctccagtagctcagtaGTAGAGCGTTCAAACGAGAAATCGAAAGTCTCACGGTTGCCTGGCAACGGTAGCAAACGatcttttcagagttccagATATGTATCGAGCGTGTAATGTCTTTTTCAAAGACGGTTTCCTCCCATTACTTTTCAATTATTAAAGTATCTTGAGAAAGTTATTGTTTTTGGACCGAACAGAGGTGTCGTGCTCAATCTTATTGAATATTCCAAGTTTAAAAAACATAACGCATGCAAAACGCAACCTCATCGCCCAATGTGAAAGGAGAGGTCTGAGAAAGACGATAGGTAGGCATACGCTCaaattgatttctttttcattcgtTAGCTCCCTTTGGAGGTGCAGGCGAAGAAATCAGAACCTACACCTCAGGAAACACATTGATTGTCCCTCGTTTCATTTTGAACCCGCTGACCGTCAGACGGGAGCAACGCACAGATATATAATTAACATTTTTATGCTTCCAAGTCACGAACTGTGGTCACCTGACGAGGTTTTGCTTGAAACCCTACATCGAACTTACACTGTCAACGATTACGACCAGCTATTCAAAGACATCGGATTCCCTCTGGGTAAAAAACTTCGAAAGTTGGTCGGCAATCTGAAATATCCCTCAATGCGCATGCTCCAAACATAACCAGCCACTGCTTGCATGGTTCTGGGATACAAACGGCCGAACGACTTACTTTCAGGAGAGGAGAGGATTTGCGCAATAcccaaccggaagtgagctacAGCGATGGAGACAGTCTGGTGAACATTCGCGGCCTTGAAGCCTGCGAAAAGTGGAGTCAGCGGCAGGCGTATCCCGTCGAGCAGTTTCCCTCAGTGTATCACAATGATATTTCAGTTGACGAAGATGCAGAGAATTACGTGAAGATGTTGTTATTTTAAAGACGCACATTTTTTATTCCTTATTATTTTTGCCAATGTCCCTCGATGTTTTCAATTCTGAAATTTTATAGTCTTTTGAATAGAGCTTGATCCGGTCAGGTCGATCCTTGGGAAGCTTATTGAGATTTATATCTCAAAGGACCATTTGGAACAAACGGAACCCCACGATGAGGCAAAGTAGTTTCGGATAATATTTTGGAGGCATTGAGGTCTGTAAGTTGTTGTACCCGTAAACCTTGTATTTACGTACTGAACAACTTAGAATTGTCGTAAACGATGAAATTAAGCAAActatttttagatgacgttttggagaaattatgtaaaataagaaaaaacatTGAGTCAGTTCcggaaaagcaaagaaagactTTTCAAAGAGTTTAAAAAGACAATGAACCTATTTAGTATTGTTTAACTCATGTGGTTGTTAATGAAAGTAAAGTTCCATAAAATTAGTAAATCAACTCCAGTGGAATCAATGAGCGAACAGCCAGATAGGCACTAGTCGTGGAAAAACTAGCATGACGCACAATCGTATTTTACGCGCGGTCTTCGGCCGCCATTTCTTTCGCCAATTTGTCTTTCAATTCTAGATGGAAGAAGCGTTTCGTGTGTCGCCAACGTTTTCTTTGTAAAGATTTATCCAGGTTCACACTGAAAAATTCATAATGCATCACCTGTAATCAGAAATGAACTGAATTAGGACTTGTaatgacaaaataataaaaagcacTTAAAACTAAAATTCCTTTATTTGCTTCTCCGGCAGTGGAAGAATAAGTACATTACCGGTACTTGAAATGTGACTGGTTCATGGAATACAAAACCCGAGGAAGTTGCAATATAAACCTGTTCTGTCATACGTGCCGATCACTttcaactgaaataacaaaGAGATAAAATTCAGAGTTTTCGTTATGGTAAGTAATTCAGTTGTCACCCTGCTACCTAGTTTTATTTCCACCTCTGTTCTTGAACTCTATTAATATTTGGCGTCACGCGGTGGTCTAGAACGCTTGATGTTTAACTTCGAATTTGGAAGGTGTAATAATTGAAGAGTCACATTTTAGAAAGTTGTAACGATAAAATCTTACTTTTGGAAGATGAGACCTTCAATGTGCCTTCAGGACCTCTGCAGTGAACCACCAGAAAATGCTGTGGAGATCTTTCCATTACCAGAAATTGACAAAGTAGCATACAAAACCTACTTCCCCGAGACAACTTTACGCCGGGTTGTGAATCTTCGAATCTTTCGGGCCGGATGgctgattttgttttgtttgatagTTGTTGGGCAAAAGGGAATTAGATCCTATTACGAAAGGGAAATATCTTCTTTTAAAAGGTCAACTATCACTTGAGACTTGTAACTTTATTAGAGATCTATAGTTGCGTCAAATCTATACCCTGGAATTGCAAACGAAAAACAAGTTCTAGCCAGAGTAAATTTGATGGATTAGGTCCTAAAAAATACTAATTAGTAATGAAtcagttttaattttccaaaGTTAGTGAACGaagctttaaaaaaattgtttgtgcATAAGAACTTGTCCATGAAAAGACGGCAAATTCTTCATCATTGGCAATGTCAATAAAAAGGGAAACAGAAGGAAACATTTGTATTGTTGACATTCTGAACACTTTGCACATTCTGCACGTGCAGTTCATACCTTCACGGTAAACTTTCATCGATTTATTTTGATCTTTTTATTACTTACGTTACCATTCTCTGGAAATATTCCGCAATAATTTATATACATAACACGATGcatttttaaaactttaaagTTAAGTGTTTTCCACGCATATGACAACAAATTAGAAAAACAATTGGAAGCACTTAGCACTAAAAGTTTTAATTGAAATGTGACTGAGTCGAGTAGGCCGTAATAAATAAAGTGAAAGCGGTTTCAATATTA
Coding sequences:
- the LOC136889549 gene encoding adrenocorticotropic hormone receptor-like — encoded protein: MKHHTGLFDRKIKVELCFDCLLQANESLNQIASSVELPNQQCLFTSLPEHAQRTLNDVTSYVILPLDTLLTLLSVTCNTVILVAVLRVRSIQRPSLLLLCSLSTTDVIWGVFSAIHNIKFFILKNICPKELFKEELFVVVLCFFSTLGSLAVISCDRLLAVNNPWWYRSHATRSHAFKQITLVWVIALTFSGIGAGQRQNESPLLWSTFLYLGSVFNGCYALTIIGCYIGVLIANCRYRASMHLHGGPMRTVLRREKKIANTVGFILLALSLTVLPAMISPFALLNFGFSPADLTPLRPFHFICVTLNGLLNPLLNYGRNDDVRRAVRSLIRCQRCCGEGRHIGDVDHGQRRRNLFPLRGNNRVTVDSQQVTR